The following proteins come from a genomic window of Paeniglutamicibacter kerguelensis:
- a CDS encoding DUF6966 domain-containing protein yields MNIEKMVEMLEEFSEILAKHGRPGWSNVFRNKTEALRTASNSPEIREIYAGLIQSFAGGPGSLTDLVLHRNGKPLKTENNHFDFLMRSILDAAHQGLEELDQ; encoded by the coding sequence TTGAACATCGAGAAAATGGTCGAAATGCTCGAGGAGTTCTCCGAAATCCTTGCGAAGCACGGTCGGCCCGGTTGGTCCAACGTATTCCGGAACAAGACCGAAGCGCTCAGAACTGCGTCAAATTCGCCGGAGATACGCGAAATCTATGCGGGACTCATTCAATCCTTCGCGGGAGGCCCAGGGAGCTTAACCGATCTGGTCCTTCACCGAAACGGGAAGCCATTGAAGACGGAGAACAACCATTTTGATTTCCTGATGCGGTCCATTCTCGATGCTGCGCATCAAGGCTTGGAAGAACTCGACCAGTGA